The Photobacterium sp. TY1-4 DNA window GCTCTGCCAAGCAGGTGATTCCGAAAAGCGGCCATATTATCGTAAAGTCATATGCCGATTCGGCATTTCAGCTCATCCATCCGCAGACGATGGAAGTGATCCGGTTCGAACGCATTGCCGGGTAGGCAGACTTGTCCAGCGAAGCCCGGGGAGTCGTTTCCCTCGGCTCAGCTGGCCAGCGCAATGAGGTGGATCAGGGCAACAATGCCGGTCAGCCTGTTACGCATCGGCTGGTAATCGGCGGGTTGGCCTTCTTTTTCAATCTGCCGAATCTTCATCTCGGCGAACCACACCGCAATAAAGCCAAACAGCAGCAGTAACACCGACAGGGCGAAGTGCTCAGGTGCGCGCAGCAACACCCCCCAGGCGATCAGCGAGAACAGAATACTCAGGATCAGCGCATTGCGGCTGAGTTGATGTTGGATATGGTCAATGGCATTGCCCCACAGGATCCCGGCAAGAAAACTTAAGATCACCGCGCTGTAAGCGATGAACAGTTGCTGCGGCGGAATATCGAACAAGCTGGTCTCGGTCCAGAGGCAAATCAGGCTGATGATGAAAGGCAGTAGCCCTAAGTAGGCGAGCCGGGTCATGAGGTTCGTGACGGGTTGTTCCATAAGACACTCCTGATTGTTGAGTGGAAGACGTCTTTCTTTTTTAAAATTCGACTACTTTTTGAAATCCAACTACTTGCTGCGATTCAATTACTTGCCGCGATTAAATGGCCCGTAGAGATCCATCCGGCGGTGGCGCAGGTTGGTGACCGAGCCGGCTTTGTTGAGATATTTGAGTTTATCCAATTCGACATCGGCAAAAATGATCATTTCCGTGTTCGGGCTGGCTTCGGTGATGGTGGCATCATGCGGAAAGTAGATGTCGGAAGGTGAGAACACCGCGGACTGGGCATACTGGATGTCGACATTATCCACCCGCGGCAGGTTGCCGACACTGCCACCAATCGCCACATAGCACTCATTTTCAATCGCACGGGCCTGGGCACACAACCGGACTCTCAGATAGCCGTTTTTGGTATCCGTCCAGAAGGGGACAAACAGAATCTGCATGCCCTGCTCGGCCATGATGCGCCCGAGCTCCGGGAACTCGACGTCATAGCAAATCAAAATCCCGATCCGCCCGGCATCGGTATTAAACACCTTGATTTTCTCACCGCCGTCAATCACCCAGTCGCGCTGTTCATGGGGGGTGATATGGATTTTATACTGCTCATCAATACAGCCGTCCCGGTGCAGCAGGTAGGAGACATTGTACAGCCGGTCGTTTTCCAGGATCGGCATACTGCCGGCAATAATATTGGTGTTATGGGTGACCGCCATTTGTGAAAAGCGCTGTTTGATCTCTTCGGTAAACTCGCTCAGAAACCGGATGGCTTCAACAGAATTCAACCCGGTTTTTAAACCCATCAGCGGCGCATTGAAAAACTCCGGGAACAGCACGAAATCGGCCTGATAGTTGGACAACGAGGTGACGAAGAACTCGGCCTGATCCATCAAATCTTCCAGCGAAAGCATCGGACGCATCTGCCATTGGACGATCCCCAGCCGGACCAGACTTTTCTCTGATTCCAGCAACGGCACTTCTTCTTCATAAAACACGTTATCCCACTCCAACAGGGTCGCGTAGCCGCAGGATTTATCATCTTCCGGCAGATAGTTTTTCATGATCCGTTTGACGTCAAAATCGTTCGAGAGCTGGAACGAGAGGATCGGGTCATGGATCTCTCGGCGTTTGACTTTCTCGATATATTCCAGCACGGACAACTTGTTGGCGACGGTGTGATAACCGGGGATCCGCCCGCCGGCCAGAATGGCCTTGAGATTCTGATCACGGCAGACCTCTTTGCGGGCTTCGTAGAGCCGACGTCCGAGGCGCAGCCCGCGATAATCGGGATGGACAAACACATCCAGGCCGTACATGGCATCTCCGCTGGCCTGGTTCTGGATGACATTTTGCTCATTAATGATATCGGTGTAGGTGTGGCTGAGGGAAAGCCGGTTGTAGTCGACTTTAATCGTTAATGCGGCGCCGACAATTTTACCGCTGTCTTCAATACAAATTTGACCTTCGGGAAACTGATGGATTAAATCCATAATGGTCATTCGTGGCCAGGCGCCGCCCACATCGTAAAACACTAAATCCATCAGGGTCGCCAGTTCATCGTAATCGCCGGGCTCGATATTGCGAAGGTTCAACAGGGGCGTATTGTTCTCCATGTTTTTTCCTTGTAATTCGTTGGGGTTACGGCCTGCGTATAAGCTAAGTATATACAGTCTGCCGCCCCCGTAATGAAATTGCCGGGCTGTGTTGATGCGCCCGGCGACATGACAGGGTTGTGTGCTTGATGGTGCGGCAGCCCGCTGGTATAGATGACGGCCAGCTAGTAGGTGATGGTGATGTTGTATTTTTCCATAAATGCGTTGCTGCTGAAGGTGCCAATGAGGGCGCCGAACGCGCTACTGAAAGCGATCACAAAGGAGACGGGCAACAGGAGTGCATGGGAAATATAGTTGTCGCCGAACAAGTACAGCAGGAGGGCTGCTGTATAGGCTGCCAGCCCGAATTTGTTGGTGGTGAAGAAGAGCGGGATTTCAAATGCCCAGAGTGAGGTTTGCGGCTTAAAACCGGTCAGCCCGATGAGCACGTAGGCGGCAGTCAGGGCAAGCGCGACGGCAGCTGCTATCAGAAGTTGCGGTATGGCCATTTTTCCATCGGCAAATAAGACATAGCCAATGCGCAGCGAGAACAGCGCAGCGGCCGCCCAGGCGAGCATCAAAGGGCCTAAGATGAGTCCCATATATCCTCCTTGATCGTCTGTTACCGTCATGGCCGAAACCATGGCGGTATTAGGTTAAGCGTATGAGATCACAACGTAAATTGGCTATTCATTTGTTGGCCGGGAGCGGAAAATGGGATGAAGGTAGAAGTTTTGCACTAAAAGGTCATCATCCATACTCGCCCGGTACGTCCGTGAAGTCGCCGTGCTTAATCCAGTAAGGTTTGGATCA harbors:
- a CDS encoding bifunctional GNAT family N-acetyltransferase/carbon-nitrogen hydrolase family protein, giving the protein MENNTPLLNLRNIEPGDYDELATLMDLVFYDVGGAWPRMTIMDLIHQFPEGQICIEDSGKIVGAALTIKVDYNRLSLSHTYTDIINEQNVIQNQASGDAMYGLDVFVHPDYRGLRLGRRLYEARKEVCRDQNLKAILAGGRIPGYHTVANKLSVLEYIEKVKRREIHDPILSFQLSNDFDVKRIMKNYLPEDDKSCGYATLLEWDNVFYEEEVPLLESEKSLVRLGIVQWQMRPMLSLEDLMDQAEFFVTSLSNYQADFVLFPEFFNAPLMGLKTGLNSVEAIRFLSEFTEEIKQRFSQMAVTHNTNIIAGSMPILENDRLYNVSYLLHRDGCIDEQYKIHITPHEQRDWVIDGGEKIKVFNTDAGRIGILICYDVEFPELGRIMAEQGMQILFVPFWTDTKNGYLRVRLCAQARAIENECYVAIGGSVGNLPRVDNVDIQYAQSAVFSPSDIYFPHDATITEASPNTEMIIFADVELDKLKYLNKAGSVTNLRHRRMDLYGPFNRGK
- a CDS encoding DUF3429 domain-containing protein, with protein sequence MEQPVTNLMTRLAYLGLLPFIISLICLWTETSLFDIPPQQLFIAYSAVILSFLAGILWGNAIDHIQHQLSRNALILSILFSLIAWGVLLRAPEHFALSVLLLLFGFIAVWFAEMKIRQIEKEGQPADYQPMRNRLTGIVALIHLIALAS